A single Bacillota bacterium DNA region contains:
- a CDS encoding TrkA family potassium uptake protein, with amino-acid sequence MKGEERMYLLVVGGGKVGFALARDLIQSGHEVTLIEKQPERAQWLARLLGGAVLCGDGTNPETLREGGIERADVVIAVSGHDEDNYAISRIATAFKTGTHVIARVNDPRNEEIFRRIGVRTVSSTRTIAEMIEESVPHP; translated from the coding sequence TTGAAGGGGGAGGAGCGGATGTACCTGCTGGTGGTCGGCGGCGGCAAGGTCGGCTTCGCCCTGGCCCGCGACCTGATCCAGAGCGGCCACGAGGTGACGCTGATCGAGAAGCAGCCCGAGCGCGCCCAGTGGCTCGCCCGCCTGCTGGGCGGCGCGGTGCTCTGCGGCGACGGGACCAACCCCGAGACGCTGCGCGAGGGCGGTATCGAGCGGGCCGACGTGGTCATCGCGGTCAGCGGCCACGACGAGGACAACTACGCCATCTCCCGCATCGCCACCGCCTTCAAGACGGGCACGCACGTCATCGCCCGGGTCAACGACCCGCGCAACGAAGAGATCTTCCGCCGCATCGGCGTGCGCACGGTCAGCTCCACGCGGACCATCGCCGAGATGATCGAGGAGAGCGTGCCGCACCCCTGA
- a CDS encoding TrkA family potassium uptake protein has product MRIIVVGCGRTGRRLARAFAERGDEVTVVDRRTAMLEQLAELPGVHVVAGLGFDQEVLRRAGAAEADLLVAATENDNANLMVADVAHLLLGTRRVLLIVNDAEGSEIYQRFGYDVIVPVELGVQKALLCAASVAGQAAGSRPEAGGR; this is encoded by the coding sequence ATGCGGATCATCGTCGTCGGATGCGGGCGGACCGGGCGACGCCTGGCCCGCGCCTTCGCCGAGCGCGGGGACGAGGTGACCGTCGTCGACCGGCGGACGGCCATGCTGGAGCAGCTGGCCGAGCTGCCCGGCGTGCACGTGGTGGCCGGGCTCGGCTTCGACCAGGAAGTCCTGCGGCGGGCGGGCGCCGCCGAGGCCGACCTGCTCGTCGCCGCCACCGAGAACGACAACGCCAACCTGATGGTGGCCGACGTGGCCCATCTCCTCCTCGGCACCCGCCGCGTCCTCCTGATCGTCAACGACGCCGAGGGCAGCGAGATCTACCAGCGCTTCGGCTATGACGTGATCGTCCCGGTGGAGCTGGGCGTGCAGAAGGCGCTGCTCTGCGCGGCCTCGGTCGCCGGCCAGGCGGCCGGCTCCCGTCCCGAGGCCGGCGGGCGTTGA